The following coding sequences lie in one Miscanthus floridulus cultivar M001 chromosome 9, ASM1932011v1, whole genome shotgun sequence genomic window:
- the LOC136483529 gene encoding uncharacterized protein translates to MDMEQDGTSKKVSSLLEKKDAANEGLNETRKEAEETNSTADKMETLASQEPREYMSQNRTTLASKVTAKFKKILGKAKSRKKRTMQYPIVGAVLKFHKDDDVYHPVDAGLQQLHYKEM, encoded by the exons ATGGATATGGAACAAGATGGTACGTCCAAGAAGGTCTCATCACTGCTTGAGAAGAAAGATGCTGCCAATGAAGGCCTAAATGAAACAAGGAAAGAAGCAGAGGAAACCAACTCCACG GCGGACAAGATGGAAACTTTGGCTTCTCAAGAACCGAGGGAGTACATGTCACAAAATAGGACCACACTGGCCAGCAAGGTGACAGCAAAGTTTAAGAAG ATTCTGGGGAAAGCTAAGTCCAGGAAGAAGAGAACTATGCAGTATCCGATCGTAGGAGCTGTACTCAAATTTCATAAAGATGACGATGTGTATCATCCTGTAGATGCAGGACTGCAGCAGCTGCACTACAAAGAGATGTAG